One region of Labrus mixtus chromosome 1, fLabMix1.1, whole genome shotgun sequence genomic DNA includes:
- the drd4b gene encoding dopamine receptor D4b, with product MSEISADAQNRSVPAAALSHNFPALIFGILLIVIVTCGNVLVCISVYMEKALKTTTNYFIVSLAFADLLLAVLVLPLFVYAEFQGGVWSLNMLLCDGLMTMDVMLCTASIFNLCAISVDRFIAVSIPLNYNRKHVDYRQIVLLSATWLLSLAVASPVVFGINNVPDRDPTECKLEDNNYVVYSSVCSFFIPCPIMLLLYLGVLRGLQRWEEARKLKLRSSIEACRKLQHAAITTVFSPLTGTIPGPLPMPLPRIIERDLAQCRLDDTDDFMQQEIPYPRQYRENSVPTLTLSEQLTRQKRAKINNRERKAMRVLPVVVGCFLFCWTPFFVVHTTRAVCLTCDIPHALMSTVTWLGYVNSALNPIIYTMFNTEFRKFFKRCFRSCC from the exons ATGTCGGAGATCTCCGCTGACGCACAGAACCGCAGCGTGCCTGCAGCTGCGCTCTCTCACAACTTCCCCGCGCTCATATTCGGGATTTTACTGATCGTGATCGTCACCTGTGGGAACGTGCTGGTGTGTATCAGCGTGTATATGGAGAAAGCTTTAAAAACCACCACAAACTACTTCATCGTCAGTTTGGCGTTCGCAGACCTGCTGCTGGCGGTGCTCGTCCTGCCGCTGTTCGTTTACGCGGAG tttcagGGTGGAGTTTGGTCCTTGAACATGCTGCTGTGTGACGGTCTGATGACCATGGATGTGATGCTGTGCACGGCCTCCATATTCAACCTCTGTGCAATCAGCGtggacag GTTCATCGCTGTGTCCATCCCTCTAAACTACAACCGTAAACACGTAGACTACCGACAGATCGTCCTGCTGTCGGCGACCTGGCTGCTGTCTCTCGCTGTGGCCTCGCCCGTCGTCTTCGGCATCAACAACGTCCCCGACCGTGACCCCACAGAGTGCAAACTGGAGGACAACAACTACGTGGTTTACTCCTCCGTCTGCTCCTTCTTCATCCCCTGCCCCATCATGCTCCTCCTCTACCTCGGGGTGTTGCGCGGCCTGCAGCGCTGGGAGGAGGCTCGGAAGCTCAAACTACGCAGCAGCATCGAGGCCTGCAGGAAGCTGCAGCACGCAGCCATCACAACCGTCTTCTCCCCGCTGACGGGCACCATCCCCGGGCCGCTGCCGATGCCTCTGCCCCGGATCATCGAGCGGGACCTGGCTCAGTGTCGGCTGGACGACACAGACGACTTCATGCAGCAGGAGATCCCGTATCCCCGACAGTACAGAGAGAACTCTGTTCCCACGTTGACGCTGAGCGAACAGCTGACCCGGCAGAAGAGAGCCAAGATCAACAACCGAGAGAGGAAGGCCATGAGGGTGCTTCCTGTCGTCGTGG gtTGCTTCCTGTTCTGCTGGACGCCGTTCTTCGTGGTTCACACGACTCGAGCCGTGTGTCTGACCTGCGACATCCCGCACGCCCTGATGAGCACCGTCACCTGGCTCGGCTACGTCAACAGCGCCCTCAACCCCATCATCTACACCATGTTCAACACCGAGTTCAGGAAGTTCTTCAAGAGATGTTTCCGCAGCTGCTGTTGA
- the cdhr5a gene encoding cadherin-related family member 5, with product MDLNLRTRPEHVLLGCLVSVCLCAFGSAERLCTVPPGPVPVPENNTADVEVVKISSSSDVTLTVSVNPEDLFYLRGNALMVKKGLDYETVSSAALVVWVQCSRTGSSSVNESVEVLVENVNDNPPNFAQNHFVLEVNELTAVNSSVGRIQASDVDSEPLFYRLESATDKYFRLENINSPKILVKSILDYDVVQKISLVLHVQDTFNGSASDQPFFTSVASITVLVKDVDNRPPWFQPCLRTTLGIAKLCVSTGYKGRVNLTEKEEGPLVLEPGPVFARDGDKNRSEQISYRILRGNEGNIFQIDEETGNITMTKAADIVGPITLTVLASQVTNRDQFAVTQVTIEVMKKSRNPPRFEKERYEGFIYSNSVPESMILRDRSTNRPFRVRARDEDFAAGLNPDMKYEVQYSSYVNVTYDGFVILKRVVKTESFALQLRAVDTTTGEFGTAALSVQVIPAVAIPSDSTIGYRPGDMVLLGLVMAALLVLCLIVIGFLISRLWKGNAGMDKICECLGPCLKGDHARSGHRDSLQFTNDGFTSEGDQSRGGARHCNNVVPRRSTFPQPRGRVIPLERRSRHCSSCGVYDNHVGAGSPSARASRRGRGDGDDYAARASLIKQRRKEGQKTVWFKESEGSSDIEVEIIPDSVGRVEEETQEELEGEMEMEGVVRDPAAPLRESEGEQEGQEPGDMSSETERRSAEQEG from the exons ATGGACCTGAACCTGAGGACCAGACCTGAACACGTCCTGCTGGGATGCTTggtgtccgtctgtctgtgtgcgttTGGCTCGGCTGAGAGAC TGTGCACGGTTCCTCCCGGCCCGGTGCCGGTCCCTGAGAACAACACGGCGGACGTGGAGGTGGTGAAGATCAGCTCGAGCAGTGACGTGACCCTGACGGTGTCGGTGAACCCTGAGGATCTGTTCTACCTGAGAGGAAACGCTCTGATGGTGAAGAAAGGACTGGACTAcgag ACGGTGTCCAGTGCAGCTCTGGTCGTGTGGGTTCAGTGCAGCAGAACAGGATCCAGCTCT GTGAACGAGTCTGTGGAAGTTCTGGTTGAAAACGTGAATGATAATCCTCCGAACTTTGCACAGAATCACTTCGTCCTGGAGGTGAACGAG CTGACTGCGGTGAACTCCAGCGTCGGACGGATCCAAGCCTCAGACGTTGATTCAGAGCCGCTCTTTTATCGCTTAGAGTCTGCTACA GATAAATATTTCCGCCTTGAAAACATCAACTCTCCAAAGATTCTGGTTAAAAGCATCCTGGATTACGATGTCGTGCAGAAGATCTCTCTGGTTTTACATGTTCAG GACACGTTTAACGGTTCAGCCTCGGACCAGCCCTTTTTCACGTCAGTGGCCTCCATCACCGTGCTGGTGAAGGACGTGGATAACCGGCCGCCGTGGTTTCAGCCATGTTTGAGGACAACCTTGGGAATCGCCAAACTGTGTGTGAGCACGGGCTACAAGGGGCGAGTCAACCTCACCGAGAAGGAG GAGGGGCCGCTGGTTCTGGAGCCCGGGCCGGTGTTTGCCAGAGACGGAGACAAGAACCGGAGCGAGCAGATCAGCTACAGAATCCTCAGAG GAAATGAAGGAAATATCTTCCAGATCGACGAGGAGACGGGAAACATCACGATGACGAAGGCTGCTGATATCGTCGGACCGATCACTCTCACTGTTCTG GCGTCTCAGGTGACAAACAGGGATCAGTTTGCGGTGACGCAGGTGACCATCGAGGTGATGAAGAAGAGCAGGAACCCTCCTCGCTTCGAGAAGGAGCGATACGAAGGGTTTATCTACAGCAACTCGGTCCCTGAGAGCATGATCCTCCGAGACCGGAGCACCAACAGACCCTTCAGAGTCCGAGCGCGGGACGAGGACTTCGCTGCG ggtttgAATCCCGACATGAAGTACGAGGTTCAGTACAGCAGCTACGTCAACGTCACATACGACGGTTTTGTGATCCTGAAGAGAGTCGTGAAGACTGAGTCCTTCGCTCTCCAG CTCCGAGCCGTGGACACGACAACGGGAGAGTTTGGgacagctgctctctctgttcAGGTGATACCAG CCGTAGCCATCCCGTCTGACTCTACCATCGGGTACCGTCCGGGGGACATGGTGCTGCTCGGGCTGGTCATGGCGGCTCTGTTGGTGCTTTGTCTCATCGTCATTGGCTTCCTGATTTCCCGCTTATGGAAAGGAAACGCCGGCATGGACAAAATATGTGAG tgtttggGCCCCTGTCTGAAGGGCGACCATGCCCGGTCTGGTCACAGGGACTCTCTTCAGTTCACCAACGACGGCTTCACCTCTGAGGGAGACCAGAGCCGCGGCGGGGCCCGGCACTGTAACAACGTTGTTCCTCGGCGGAGCACCTTCCCTCAGCCACGAGGCCGGGTTATCCCCCTTGAGAGACGGAGCCGACACTGCTCCTCCTGCGGCGTCTACGACAACCACGTCGGTGCCGGGAGCCCGTCAGCGAGGGCAtcaaggagggggaggggtgacGGGGACGACTATGCAGCGAGGGCCAGCCTTATtaagcagaggaggaaggaggggcaGAAGACTGTCTGGTTCAAGGAGAGCGAGGGCTCCTCTGACATCGAGGTGGAGATCATCCCCGATTCTGTGGGccgggtggaggaggagacgcaggaggagctggagggggagatggagatggagggggTGGTCAGAGACCCGGCGGCACCCCTAAGAGAGTCGGAGGGGGAGCAGGAGGGGCAGGAACCTGGAGACAtgagctcagagacagagaggaggagcgcGGAGCAGGAGGGCTga
- the sirt3 gene encoding NAD-dependent protein deacetylase sirtuin-3, mitochondrial isoform X2, producing MKSAPSLHTHPASCDGTRGLFSRGGGADGEQQTLQDVAHSIRERRYGRVVVMAGAGISTPSGIPDFRSPGSGLYDNLQQYELPYAEAIFEIDFFHHNPKPFFALAKELYPGNYRPNLTHYFVRLLHEKGQLVRMYTQNIDGLERLSGIPPEMLVEAHGTFSTATCTVCRRKYEGEELRPDVMSGTVPRCPTCTGVLKPDIVFFGEELPTHFFKYLTDFPLADLLIVMGTSLEVEPFASLAGAVRSSVPRLLINRDLVGPFAWRRRPQDVVELGDVVSGVQALVDALGWSQEVDALMAAGAQTGATKPEE from the exons ATGAAAAGTGCTCCTTCTCT acacacacaccctgcctcCTGTGACGGGACTCGGGGGCTTTTCTCTCGGGGTGGGGGTGCAGACGGCGAGCAGCAGACCCTGCAGGACGTCGCTCACAGCATCAGAGAGCGGCGGTACGGGAGGGTCGTGGTGATGGCCGGAGCCGGGATCAGCACGCCCAGCGGCATCCCAGATTTCAG GTCTCCAGGCAGCGGTCTCTATGACAACCTGCAGCAGTACGAGCTGCCGTACGCAGAGGCCATCTTTGAGATCGACTTCTTCCATCACAACCCCAAACCGTTCTTCGCTCTGGCCAAAGAGCTGTACCCCGGAAACTATCGTCCCAATCTGACGCATTACTTTGTGCGTCTGCTTCACGAGAAAGGTCAGCTGGTCAGGATGTACACGCAGAACATCGACGGCCTGGAGAGAC tgtcagGGATTCCTCCGGAGATGTTGGTGGAGGCTCATGGGACGTTTTCCACGGCGACCTGCACCGTCTGCAGGAGGAAATACGAGGGGGAGGAGCTACGA CCAGATGTGATGAGCGGGACGGTCCCGAGGTGTCCCACCTGTACAGGTGTGCTGAAGCCTGACATCGTGTTCTTCGGGGAGGAGCTTCCTactcacttttttaaatacctgACGGACTTTCCCCTGGCAGACCTGCTCATCGTCATGGGAACGTCACTGGAG GTGGAGCCCTTTGCCAGTCTAGCAGGAGCGGTGCGGAGCTCCGTCCCCCGCCTGCTCATCAACAGGGACCTGGTGGGTCCGTTTGCGTGGCGGCGGCGGCCTCAGGACGTCGTTGAGCTGGGTGACGTCGTCAGTGGTGTCCAGGCTCTGGTGGACGCCCTCGGGTGGAGTCAGGAGGTCGACGCTCTGATGGCCGCTGGAGCtcagact ggtGCAACGAAACCAGAAGAGTGA
- the sirt3 gene encoding NAD-dependent protein deacetylase sirtuin-3, mitochondrial isoform X1 yields MAPSLSFYRSVCVTTCRTLSAHGLGQRSVCSAPGAAALNRHTHPASCDGTRGLFSRGGGADGEQQTLQDVAHSIRERRYGRVVVMAGAGISTPSGIPDFRSPGSGLYDNLQQYELPYAEAIFEIDFFHHNPKPFFALAKELYPGNYRPNLTHYFVRLLHEKGQLVRMYTQNIDGLERLSGIPPEMLVEAHGTFSTATCTVCRRKYEGEELRPDVMSGTVPRCPTCTGVLKPDIVFFGEELPTHFFKYLTDFPLADLLIVMGTSLEVEPFASLAGAVRSSVPRLLINRDLVGPFAWRRRPQDVVELGDVVSGVQALVDALGWSQEVDALMAAGAQTGATKPEE; encoded by the exons ATGGCTCCTTCACTGAGCTTCTACCGCAGCGTGTGTGTAACAACCTGCAGGACGCTCTCTGCGCACG GGTTGGgtcagaggagtgtgtgttcagctccAGGTGCTGCAGCTCTGAACAG acacacacaccctgcctcCTGTGACGGGACTCGGGGGCTTTTCTCTCGGGGTGGGGGTGCAGACGGCGAGCAGCAGACCCTGCAGGACGTCGCTCACAGCATCAGAGAGCGGCGGTACGGGAGGGTCGTGGTGATGGCCGGAGCCGGGATCAGCACGCCCAGCGGCATCCCAGATTTCAG GTCTCCAGGCAGCGGTCTCTATGACAACCTGCAGCAGTACGAGCTGCCGTACGCAGAGGCCATCTTTGAGATCGACTTCTTCCATCACAACCCCAAACCGTTCTTCGCTCTGGCCAAAGAGCTGTACCCCGGAAACTATCGTCCCAATCTGACGCATTACTTTGTGCGTCTGCTTCACGAGAAAGGTCAGCTGGTCAGGATGTACACGCAGAACATCGACGGCCTGGAGAGAC tgtcagGGATTCCTCCGGAGATGTTGGTGGAGGCTCATGGGACGTTTTCCACGGCGACCTGCACCGTCTGCAGGAGGAAATACGAGGGGGAGGAGCTACGA CCAGATGTGATGAGCGGGACGGTCCCGAGGTGTCCCACCTGTACAGGTGTGCTGAAGCCTGACATCGTGTTCTTCGGGGAGGAGCTTCCTactcacttttttaaatacctgACGGACTTTCCCCTGGCAGACCTGCTCATCGTCATGGGAACGTCACTGGAG GTGGAGCCCTTTGCCAGTCTAGCAGGAGCGGTGCGGAGCTCCGTCCCCCGCCTGCTCATCAACAGGGACCTGGTGGGTCCGTTTGCGTGGCGGCGGCGGCCTCAGGACGTCGTTGAGCTGGGTGACGTCGTCAGTGGTGTCCAGGCTCTGGTGGACGCCCTCGGGTGGAGTCAGGAGGTCGACGCTCTGATGGCCGCTGGAGCtcagact ggtGCAACGAAACCAGAAGAGTGA